Proteins encoded in a region of the Ptychodera flava strain L36383 chromosome 4, AS_Pfla_20210202, whole genome shotgun sequence genome:
- the LOC139130959 gene encoding cyclin-G1-like isoform X1, translating to MFRLQGFIVLLNGNTNAATWTGAYNFFRFVLKFSTVQMAQPTVSEYREQMTNLLTSLQSALEKESGHSQRLNGPHNMNKEKNNIVTPEMRSNSACNLQVLNRFYRHPSETFMLAVSIMDRFLSVVKARPHHMACVSVSCYHIAMKSTVREQDVVPTSDLIRISQAGCTVSDLHRMQRIILEKLNWNLDAPTPLTFLHMFYTLALAHGYLPIKDGDLRFQSLTWKLEACVCHKAFTIFKASTLALSLLSCEIAAYTTEYNSSVSWMRATLSLQLLTEITDCELLQCRTLVCEFLELYSSPKSKMPRSKLRWIISARTAKQLQFSAQCITGLPTIHENQIYRAPSGDEDSCNSSMEEMQLLPSMDAGDYIHCDGVKDEDTTRSQPEEVAMDTGRDNSICLDKPLTFAYKNEDSVLCRFQKVHGCVPEINVKTTS from the exons ATGTTCCGCCTTCAGGGTTTTATTGTTCTCTTGAATGGCAACACAAATGCGGCGACATGGACTGGTGCATATAACTTCTTTCGTttcgttttaaaattttcaactgTACAGATGGCCCAACCGACGGTCAGCGAATATCGAGAACAGATGACCAATTTATTGACTTCTCTCCAGAGTGCCTTGGAGAAGGAAAGTGGTCACAGTCAACGGTTAAATGGCCCGCATAACATGAATAAG gaaaaaaataacattgttACCCCGGAGATGCGAAGCAACAGTGCGTGCAACTTGCAAGTGTTGAATCGTTTCTACAGGCACCCATCAGAAACATTCATGCTAGCTGTCAGTATCATGGATCGATTTCTCTCCGTTGTCAAG GCAAGACCTCACCATATGGCCTGTGTCAGCGTAAGCTGTTACCACATAGCGATGAAAAGCACTGTCAGGGAGCAG GACGTAGTGCCCACCTCTGACCTTATCCGTATCAGCCAGGCTGGATGCACAGTCAGTGACCTCCACAGAATGCAGCGCATCATCCTGGAAAAACTGAACTGGAACCTGGATGCTCCGACACCTTTGACATTCCTGCATATGTTCTACACATTGGCCCTGGCACACGGCTACTTACCTATCAAAGATGGAGATCTCAGATTCCAGTCACTGACTTGGAAGCTGGAAGCTTGCGTCTGCCACAAGGCTTTCACCATTTTCAAG GCTTCCACGTTGGCGCTGTCCTTGTTGAGTTGTGAGATAGCGGCGTACACCACAGAGTACAACAGCTCGGTCAGTTGGATGAGGGCCACCCTGTCGCTCCAACTGCTCACAGAG ATCACAGACTGTGAGCTGCTGCAGTGCAGGACGCTAGTTTGCGAGTTTCTTGAACTCTACTCATCACCAAAGAGCAAGATGCCGAGGAGCAAACTCAGGTGGATAATCTCTGCTCGCACGGCCAAGCAGCTGCAGTTCAGTGCCCAGTGCATCACAGGCTTACCAACAATCCATGAAAATCAGATATATAGAGCGCCCTCTGGAGATGAAGACTCCTGCAACAG TTCCATGGAAGAGATGCAACTTCTGCCCTCCATGGACGCCGGTGACTACATCCACTGCGACGGTGTCAAGGATGAAGACACCACCAGGTCACAGCCAGAGGAGGTTGCCATGGATACAGGCAGAGACAATTCCATCTGCCTTGATAAACCATTGACATTTGCCTATAAGAATGAGGACTCTGTGCTCTGCAGATTTCAAAAGGTCCATGGCTGTGTGCCAGAAATCAACGTCAAAACAACATCATGA
- the LOC139130959 gene encoding cyclin-G1-like isoform X2 → MAQPTVSEYREQMTNLLTSLQSALEKESGHSQRLNGPHNMNKEKNNIVTPEMRSNSACNLQVLNRFYRHPSETFMLAVSIMDRFLSVVKARPHHMACVSVSCYHIAMKSTVREQDVVPTSDLIRISQAGCTVSDLHRMQRIILEKLNWNLDAPTPLTFLHMFYTLALAHGYLPIKDGDLRFQSLTWKLEACVCHKAFTIFKASTLALSLLSCEIAAYTTEYNSSVSWMRATLSLQLLTEITDCELLQCRTLVCEFLELYSSPKSKMPRSKLRWIISARTAKQLQFSAQCITGLPTIHENQIYRAPSGDEDSCNSSMEEMQLLPSMDAGDYIHCDGVKDEDTTRSQPEEVAMDTGRDNSICLDKPLTFAYKNEDSVLCRFQKVHGCVPEINVKTTS, encoded by the exons ATGGCCCAACCGACGGTCAGCGAATATCGAGAACAGATGACCAATTTATTGACTTCTCTCCAGAGTGCCTTGGAGAAGGAAAGTGGTCACAGTCAACGGTTAAATGGCCCGCATAACATGAATAAG gaaaaaaataacattgttACCCCGGAGATGCGAAGCAACAGTGCGTGCAACTTGCAAGTGTTGAATCGTTTCTACAGGCACCCATCAGAAACATTCATGCTAGCTGTCAGTATCATGGATCGATTTCTCTCCGTTGTCAAG GCAAGACCTCACCATATGGCCTGTGTCAGCGTAAGCTGTTACCACATAGCGATGAAAAGCACTGTCAGGGAGCAG GACGTAGTGCCCACCTCTGACCTTATCCGTATCAGCCAGGCTGGATGCACAGTCAGTGACCTCCACAGAATGCAGCGCATCATCCTGGAAAAACTGAACTGGAACCTGGATGCTCCGACACCTTTGACATTCCTGCATATGTTCTACACATTGGCCCTGGCACACGGCTACTTACCTATCAAAGATGGAGATCTCAGATTCCAGTCACTGACTTGGAAGCTGGAAGCTTGCGTCTGCCACAAGGCTTTCACCATTTTCAAG GCTTCCACGTTGGCGCTGTCCTTGTTGAGTTGTGAGATAGCGGCGTACACCACAGAGTACAACAGCTCGGTCAGTTGGATGAGGGCCACCCTGTCGCTCCAACTGCTCACAGAG ATCACAGACTGTGAGCTGCTGCAGTGCAGGACGCTAGTTTGCGAGTTTCTTGAACTCTACTCATCACCAAAGAGCAAGATGCCGAGGAGCAAACTCAGGTGGATAATCTCTGCTCGCACGGCCAAGCAGCTGCAGTTCAGTGCCCAGTGCATCACAGGCTTACCAACAATCCATGAAAATCAGATATATAGAGCGCCCTCTGGAGATGAAGACTCCTGCAACAG TTCCATGGAAGAGATGCAACTTCTGCCCTCCATGGACGCCGGTGACTACATCCACTGCGACGGTGTCAAGGATGAAGACACCACCAGGTCACAGCCAGAGGAGGTTGCCATGGATACAGGCAGAGACAATTCCATCTGCCTTGATAAACCATTGACATTTGCCTATAAGAATGAGGACTCTGTGCTCTGCAGATTTCAAAAGGTCCATGGCTGTGTGCCAGAAATCAACGTCAAAACAACATCATGA
- the LOC139130961 gene encoding cyclin-I-like — protein MGKGQGEKLRTMLVDALEKERTSLKHKIPFDLRDEDKAIGPSLRDEAVRWLFRWNTKMRYNSETFLLSTAILDNFLSTVKAKPKYMECIAICSFYLGIKMKEEDEVIPSTHDLIRITQSRCGVTDIHRMERIILDKLGWNINFVTALDFLNIFHALLIVGTDMRASLGEMYPAYHRQILTQRLQQCVTSHSLVKFRGSVLALALISLDLECLLPDWLSILIMMQRVIQTDNNQVIRCREAITTYLSSQPGTGYITQQKHQQIQQQDQQQVKIKMPSSFGSAFHSAQYHRHRAKKPNKRKVEQIEVDEIYDSIKRLYNDDNSQDVVMASAPSTPVSCSHQHRHDEDGPVVATCTPMQIVEAN, from the exons ATGGGTAAAGGGCAAGGTGAAAAGCTTCGAACGATGTTAGTTGATGCCCTGGAAAAGGAGCGAACATCATTGAAACACAAGATCCCATTTGACCTGAGAGACGAG GACAAAGCCATTGGACCTAGTTTAAGAGATGAAGCTGTCAGATGGCTGTTCAGATGGAACACCAAGATGAGATACAATTCAGAGACATTTTTGCTAAGCACAGCCATCTTGGATAACTTTCTCTCAACTGTGAAG GCAAAACCAAAGTACATGGAGTGCATTGCCATCTGTAGCTTCTATCTCGGCATAAAGATGAAGGAGGAAGATGAG GTCATTCCTTCAACTCATGATCTGATTAGAATCACCCAAAGCCGTTGCGGAGTGACCGACATCCATCGCATGGAGCGGATTATACTGGACAAATTAGGGTGGAACATCAATTTTGTCACTGCGTTGGACTTCCTCAACATC TTTCATGCCTTACTGATTGTTGGCACTGATATGAGGGCTAGTTTAGGCGAGATGTACCCAGCCTACCACCGCCAAATCCTGACCCAACGCCTTCAGCAGTGCGTGACCAGCCACAGCTTGGTGAAGTTTCGCGGCTCAGTCTTGGCCCTGGCATTGATCAGCTTGGACCTGGAGTGCCTGTTGCCAGACTGGTTGTCCATTCTGATCATGATGCAACGTGTGATTCAG ACTGACAACAATCAGGTGATCCGTTGTCGCGAGGCCATCACCACCTACCTGAGCAGTCAGCCAGGCACTGGTTACATCACCCAGCAGAAGCACCAGCAAATCCAACAACAAGACCAGCAGCAAGTGAAGATAAAGATGCCATCGTCCTTCGGGTCGGCCTTCCACTCAGCTCAGTACCACAGACACCGGGCCAAGAAACCCAACAAGCGCAAAGTGGAGCAGATCGAGGTGGATGAGATATATGATAGCATAAAACGCCTCTACAACGATGACAACAGTCAAGATGTTGTCATGGCGTCAGCGCCGTCCACACCCGTGTCGTGTAGCCACCAGCACCGACACGATGAGGATGGCCCTGTGGTGGCAACATGTACCCCAATGCAGATAGTAGAAGCTAATTAG